The DNA segment TTGCACGACCAGCTCGGCCATGTCAGCGCCGAGAGCGTGCTCAGCGGCAACGGCCTGCTGCAGCTTTATCGCGCCGTCTGTGCGGTTGACGGCCATGCGCCGCGCCTGGCCTCGCCCGCCGAAGTGAGCGCTGCGGCCCTGGCCGGAGACCCGTTGGCCATCGATGTGCTGGAGCTGTTCTGCAGCTGGCTCGGCCGGGTGGCCGGCAACAACGTGCTGACCCTTGGCGGCCGTGGTGGCGTGTATATAGTCGGCGGCGTGGTGCCGCGCTTCGCGGCGTTCTTCCAGAAGAGCGGCTTCGCCCGCGCCTTCGCCAGCAAGGGTTGCATGAGCGGGTACTTCGAAGGCATTCCGGTATGGCTGGTGACGGCCGAGTACCCCGGCCTGGAAGGGGCGGGCGTCGCCCTTCAGCAGGAGCTGTTTCGTAGGATGGCGTAGAGCCTAGCGAAACCCATCGGTCCGAGTGATGGGTTTCCCAGGCTCTACCCATCCTACCGGCTGTGCGCACGGCGCACCCTACGAAGCGATAGATAACAACAAAGGACGGCCACTGTGAGCCAATCCGGAAAATCCATTCTCCTGGTGGATGACGACCAGGAGATTCGTGAACTGCTTGAGACCTACCTGAGCCGCGCCGGCTTCCAGGTGCGCAGCGTTGCCGATGGCGAGGGCTTCCGCCGCGCCATGGGCGAAGAGGCGGCGGACCTGGTGATCCTCGACGTGATGCTGCCCGACGAAGACGGCTTCAGCCTGTGCCGCTGGGTGCGTGCCCACCAGCGCCTGGCCCAGGTGCCGATCATCATGCTCACCGCCAGCTCCGACGAAGCCGACCGGGTCATCGGCCTGGAGCTGGGCGCCGACGACTACCTGGGCAAGCCGTTCAGCCCCCGCGAACTGCTGGCGCGGATCAAGGCGCTGCTGCGTCGAGTCGGCTTCGGCCAGGAGCGTACGGCGGTCGAGGTGCTGGCCTTCGACGAGTGGCGCCTGGACATGATCAGCCACCGTCTGTTCCACCTCGATGGCGAGGAAGTGATCCTCTCTGGCGCCGACTTCGCCCTGCTGAAACTCTTCCTCGATCACCCGCAGCAGATCCTCGACCGCGACATGATCGCCAACGCCACCCGTGGCCGCGAGGTGATGCCCCTGGAGCGCATCGTCGACATGGCCGTGAGCCGACTGCGCCAGCGCCTGCGCGACACCGGCAAGGCGCCGCGGCTGATCCGCACCGTGCGCGGCGCGGGCTACCTGCTGGCGGCACAGGTCACGCCGCACCAGCATGCTTAGGCTCGTGCCGCGCTCGTTGCTCGGGCGCATGCTGTTCCTCACCCTGCTGGTGGTGTTGCTGGCCCAGGCGCTGTCCAGCGTCATCTGGGTCTCGCAATTGCGTGCCAGCCAAATGGAAGGTCTGCTCACCAGCGCCCGCAGTCTGGCGCAATCCATGGTCGCCAGCGTGAGTTACATCCGCTCGCTGCCCATCGGTTACCGCCCCATGGTGCTCGACCAGTTGCGCTCCATGGGCGGCACGCGCTTCTTCGTCTCCCTCAACGACAAGCCCCTGGACATGAGCGTGCTGCCGGAAACCCCGCGCAAGCGCGCGGTGCTCGGCGAAGTGGAAGCGGTGCTGCGCGAGCGACTGGGCAAGCAGGTGGACCTGTCCCTGCACTTCGTCAATCCGGACGACCTGCGCATCTTCAACAGCGGCCTCAAGCTCGACGAGCTGCCGCGTTCCTGGGCCCATTACGCGCTGACCCTGGAGCCGGTGAACCCGCCCATCCTGGTCACGCAGATCCAGATTGGCCCCAGCGAGTGGTTGTACCTCGCATCCTTGATGCCCGAACCCTACGCCACGCTGGAAGACCAGGGCCTGCCGACCCAGCAGCTGTGGTTCATCCTCCTCACCAGTTCCTTCCTGCTGTTGTTCATTGGTCTGCTGGTGCACTGGCAGAGCCGGCCGCTGAAGCGCCTGGCCAGGGCCGCACGGGAAATGTCCCTGGGCGCCGAAGTGGAGCCCTTGCCTGAAGCGGGTGGCAGCGAAGTGGCCGACGTAAGCCGCGCCTTCAACAGCATGCGCGACCGTATCAGTCGCTACCTCAGTGAACGCAGCCAGTTGTTCAGCGCCATCTCCCACGACCTGCGCACCCCCATCACCCGCCTGCGTCTGCGGGTGGAACTGCTGGAGGACGAAGCAGTGCAGGCCAAGTTCAGCCGCGACCTGGATGACCTGGAACTGCTGGTGAAGGGCGCGTTGCAGTGCGTGAAGGACACCGACATCCACGAGAACATCGAACAGGTGGACCTCAACCACCTGTTGCACGGGCTGATCGAGCCCTACCTCGGCACCGGGCAGGTGACGCTGGAAGGGCGGGCGATTGCGCCTTACCCCGGCAAGCCCCTGGCCCTGCGCCGCTGCATCGGCAACCTGGTGGACAACGCGCTGAAATACGGTGAACGGGCGCACCTGCAGATCGAGGACAGCATCGATGCCTTCGTCCTGCATGTGGACGACGAAGGCCCCGGCGTACCGGAGCAGAAGCTGGAGCAGGTGTTCGAACCGCACTTCCGCCTGGCGGGGCACACACAGGGCTACGGCCTGGGGCTTGGCATCGCGCGTAACCTCGCCCACAGCCACGGCGGGGAGCTGAGCCTGAAGAACCTGCGCGACGGCGGGTTGCGGGTGACGCTGTGGTTGCCGAGGCAGGCCGGATAGGCCGCTGCCCTCTCCCCCATCCCCTCTCCCTGAAGAGGAGAGGGGTGACTCGCGCTTGCAGGATTCTGCCAAAGCCCAACTCATGCACGGACAGCCCCCTCGCCCTTCAGGGAGGGGGTTGGGGAGAGGGTGCCTTTCCGCGCACCGACTTTTGTAACCACCCCGTGACCATCCACCATCCCTTTGTTACCCGCGGCCTTGCAGGCCGTGGTTAGACTGCGAGGCAAGGGCAAGCACCGACTTGCACAGTCATAAAAACAAAAAGGTATCCCCCTCCATGAATGCCATCTCCCGCCTGGCCGCTGTCGTTTCCCTCGCCTCCCTGTTCCCGTTGTCCGCCCTCGCCGGCGAAGTGGAAGTCCTGCATTGGTGGACCTCCGGTGGCGAGAAGCGCGCCGCCGATACCTTGCAGAAACTCGTCGAAGAAAAAGGCCACACCTGGAAGGATTTCGCCGTTGCCGGTGGCGGTGGCGAGGCGGCCATGACCGTACTGAAGACCCGCGCCGTCTCCGGCAATCCGCCGTCCGCTGCGCAGATCAAGGGGCCGGATATCCAGGAGTGGGGCGAGCTGGGCCTGCTGGCCGAGCTGGACGACGTCTCCACCGAGGGCAAATGGGATTCGCTGCTGTCCCCGCAGGTCGCTGACATCATGAAGTACGACGGCCATTACGTGGCTGTGCCGGTCAACGTGCACCGGGTCAACTGGCTGTGGATAAACCCCGAGGTGTTCCAGAAGGCCGGCGCCACGCCGCCCACCACCCTCGACGAATTCTTCGTCGCCGCCGACAAGCTCAAGGCCGCCGGCTACATCCCGATCGCCCACGGCGGCCAGCCCTGGCAGGACGGCACGGTGTTCGAGGACCTGGTCTTCAGCATTCTCGGCCCGCAGGGCTATCACAAGGCTTTCGTCGAGCAGGACAAGGCAACTCTCACCAGCGACAAGATGGTCGAAGTCTTCGCCGCCCTGAAGAAGCTGCGCGGCTACGTCGATCCTGACGCCGCTGGCCGCGACTGGAACAGCGCCACGGGCCTGGTCATCAACGGCAAGGCCGGCATGCAGATCATGGGCGACTGGGCCAAAAGCGAGTGGAGCGCTGCCGGCAAGGTGGCGGGCAAGGATTACCAATGCCTGCCGTTCCCCGGCACCCAGGGCAGCTTCGCCTACAACATCGACTCCCTGGCCATGTTCAAGCTCAAGGATGAAGCCAATATCCAGGCGCAGAACGACCTGGCGCGCACCGTGCTCGAGCCGCAGTTCCAGCAGTTCTTCAACCAGAACAAGGGCTCCATTCCGGTCCGCCTGGACCAGGACATGTCGAGCTTCGATGCCTGCGCCCAGCAGTCCATGAAGGACTTCAAGGAAGCGGCGGCAGGCAATGGCCTGCAGCCGAGCCTGGCCCACGGCATGGCCGCCTCCAGCTACGTGCAAGGGGCAGTGTTCGACGTGGTGACCAACTTCTTCAACGACCCCGCCGCCGACCCGAAAAAGGCCGCGCAGCAACTGGCCGCCGCGATCGAAGCGGTGCAGTAAGCGGTCGGGCCGCCTGAGAGCGGCCCTTCTCCAAAACAGACGATTTCGAGGGTGCCGGCAGGCGCCATGGTTTCCTGCTGCTCCTCATCAGCCCCCTCTCCCACTTGTGGGAGAGGGTTGGGGAGAGGGCTGCCCGAAACACCCTCTCCCCCGGCCCCTCTCCCGCAGGCGGGAGAGGGGAGTGAAAACCCAACCCACGGAGCTGGTACTCATGAGCTCAACCGCAGTCTTCGCCAAGGCCTCACCGCTGGATGCGCTGCAACGCTGGCTACCCAGGCTGGTACTGGCGCCCAGTGTGCTGATCGTGCTGGTCGGCTTCTATGGCTACATCCTCTGGACCTTCCTGCTGTCCTTCACCAACTCGCGCTTCATGCCTAGCTACAAATGGGTCGGGCTGCAGCAGTACGAGCGCTTGCTGGACAACGATCGCTGGTGGGTGGCCAGTCACAACCTGCTGGTCTATGGCGGACTGTTCATCGGCATCAGCCTGGTGATCGGCGTGTTCCTGGCGGTGCTGCTGGACCAGCGTATCCGCCGCGAAGGCTTCATCCGCACCGTCTACCTCTACCCCATGGCGCTGTCGATGATCGTCACCGGCACCGCCTGGAAGTGGCTGCTCAACCCTGGTCTGGGTCTGGACAAGCTGTTGCGCGACTGGGGCTGGGAAGGCTTCCGCCTGGACTGGCTGGTGGACCCGGATCGGGTCGTCTACTGCCTGGTGATCGCCGCCGTGTGGCAGTCCTCGGGTTTCGTCATGGCGCTGTTCCTGGCGGGGCTGCGCGGGGTGGACCAGTCGATCATCCGTGCCGCCCAGGTGGACGGCGCCAGCCTGCCAGCCATTTACCTGCGCATCGTCCTGCCGAGCCTGCGTCCGGTGTTCTTCAGCGCGCTGATGATCCTCGCCCACATCGCCATCAAGAGCTTCGACCTGGTCGCCGCCATGACGGCCGGTGGCCCCGGCTACGCCTCCGACCTGCCTGCGATGTTCATGTATGCCCACACCTTCACCCGCGGCCAGATGGGCCTTGGCGCCGCCAGCGCGATGCTCATGCTCGGCGCGGTGCTGGCGATCCTCGTGCCCTACCTGTACTCCGAACTGAGGAACAAGCGCCATGACTAGCCTGGCCGGAAAACCCGCCTTCAGTGTCAGCCGCCTGGCCATCCACGCCACGCTGTTCGTCGCCTGCGCCGTTTACCTGGTGCCGCTGGTGGTGATGCTGCTGACCAGCTTCAAGACGCCGGACGACATCCGCACCGGCAACCTGCTGTCGATGCCGGACGTGTTCACCCTGGTGGGCTGGGCCAAGGCCTGGGCCAGCGTCGGCGGCTACTTCTGGAACTCGGTGAAGATCACCGTGCCGGCGGTGATCATCTCCACCCTGCTCGGCGCGCTGAATGGCTA comes from the Pseudomonas sp. TCU-HL1 genome and includes:
- a CDS encoding ATP-binding protein → MLRLVPRSLLGRMLFLTLLVVLLAQALSSVIWVSQLRASQMEGLLTSARSLAQSMVASVSYIRSLPIGYRPMVLDQLRSMGGTRFFVSLNDKPLDMSVLPETPRKRAVLGEVEAVLRERLGKQVDLSLHFVNPDDLRIFNSGLKLDELPRSWAHYALTLEPVNPPILVTQIQIGPSEWLYLASLMPEPYATLEDQGLPTQQLWFILLTSSFLLLFIGLLVHWQSRPLKRLARAAREMSLGAEVEPLPEAGGSEVADVSRAFNSMRDRISRYLSERSQLFSAISHDLRTPITRLRLRVELLEDEAVQAKFSRDLDDLELLVKGALQCVKDTDIHENIEQVDLNHLLHGLIEPYLGTGQVTLEGRAIAPYPGKPLALRRCIGNLVDNALKYGERAHLQIEDSIDAFVLHVDDEGPGVPEQKLEQVFEPHFRLAGHTQGYGLGLGIARNLAHSHGGELSLKNLRDGGLRVTLWLPRQAG
- a CDS encoding carbohydrate ABC transporter permease: MSSTAVFAKASPLDALQRWLPRLVLAPSVLIVLVGFYGYILWTFLLSFTNSRFMPSYKWVGLQQYERLLDNDRWWVASHNLLVYGGLFIGISLVIGVFLAVLLDQRIRREGFIRTVYLYPMALSMIVTGTAWKWLLNPGLGLDKLLRDWGWEGFRLDWLVDPDRVVYCLVIAAVWQSSGFVMALFLAGLRGVDQSIIRAAQVDGASLPAIYLRIVLPSLRPVFFSALMILAHIAIKSFDLVAAMTAGGPGYASDLPAMFMYAHTFTRGQMGLGAASAMLMLGAVLAILVPYLYSELRNKRHD
- a CDS encoding response regulator is translated as MSQSGKSILLVDDDQEIRELLETYLSRAGFQVRSVADGEGFRRAMGEEAADLVILDVMLPDEDGFSLCRWVRAHQRLAQVPIIMLTASSDEADRVIGLELGADDYLGKPFSPRELLARIKALLRRVGFGQERTAVEVLAFDEWRLDMISHRLFHLDGEEVILSGADFALLKLFLDHPQQILDRDMIANATRGREVMPLERIVDMAVSRLRQRLRDTGKAPRLIRTVRGAGYLLAAQVTPHQHA
- a CDS encoding ABC transporter substrate-binding protein — encoded protein: MNAISRLAAVVSLASLFPLSALAGEVEVLHWWTSGGEKRAADTLQKLVEEKGHTWKDFAVAGGGGEAAMTVLKTRAVSGNPPSAAQIKGPDIQEWGELGLLAELDDVSTEGKWDSLLSPQVADIMKYDGHYVAVPVNVHRVNWLWINPEVFQKAGATPPTTLDEFFVAADKLKAAGYIPIAHGGQPWQDGTVFEDLVFSILGPQGYHKAFVEQDKATLTSDKMVEVFAALKKLRGYVDPDAAGRDWNSATGLVINGKAGMQIMGDWAKSEWSAAGKVAGKDYQCLPFPGTQGSFAYNIDSLAMFKLKDEANIQAQNDLARTVLEPQFQQFFNQNKGSIPVRLDQDMSSFDACAQQSMKDFKEAAAGNGLQPSLAHGMAASSYVQGAVFDVVTNFFNDPAADPKKAAQQLAAAIEAVQ